One window from the genome of Lathamus discolor isolate bLatDis1 chromosome 24, bLatDis1.hap1, whole genome shotgun sequence encodes:
- the LOC136004017 gene encoding scale keratin-like, with amino-acid sequence MSSYDLSPPRTSVAVPQPIAESCNELCARQCPDSSAFIQPPPVVVTFPGPILSSFPQQAVVGSSGAPAFGGNLGLGGLYGAGATQASGGLCTFGRPYAPAACSPLALPRYSQRLWDTRGSW; translated from the coding sequence ATGTCTTCCTACGACCTGAGCCCACCAAGAACCAGCGTGGCCGTCCCCCAGCCCATCGCTGAGAGCTGCAACGAGCTGTGCGCCCGCCAGTGTCCCGACTCTTCAGCCTTCATCCAGCCACCGCCTGTGGTCGTCACCTTCCccggccccatcctcagctccttcccccagcaagCCGTGGTGGGCTCCTCCGGAGCACCCGCCTTTGGGGGCAACCTGGGGCTGGGAGGCCTCTACGGTGCCGGGGCCACTCAGGCCTCGGGGGGCCTCTGCACCTTTGGCAGACCCTACGCTCCTGCCGCCTGCAGCCCTTTGGCTCTGCCCCGCTACAGCCAGAGGCTCTGGGACACCCGTGGCTCCTGGTAG
- the LOC136003856 gene encoding scale keratin-like: MSSYDLSPPRTSVAVPQPIAESCNELCARQCPDSSAFIQPPPVVVTFPGPILSSFPQQAVVGSSGAPAFGGNLGLGGLYGAGATQASGGLCTFGRPYAPAACSPLALPRYSQRLWDTRGSF; encoded by the coding sequence ATGTCTTCCTACGACCTGAGCCCACCAAGAACCAGCGTGGCCGTCCCCCAGCCCATCGCCGAGAGCTGCAACGAGCTGTGCGCCCGCCAGTGTCCCGACTCTTCAGCCTTCATCCAGCCACCGCCTGTGGTCGTCACCTTCCccggccccatcctcagctcctttcCCCAGCAAGCCGTGGTGGGCTCCTCCGGAGCACCCGCCTTTGGGGGCAACCTGGGGCTGGGAGGCCTCTACGGTGCCGGGGCCACTCAGGCCTCGGGGGGCCTCTGCACCTTTGGCAGACCCTACGCTCCTGCCGCCTGCAGCCCTTTGGCTCTGCCCCGCTACAGCCAGAGGCTCTGGGACACCCGTGGCTCCTTCTAG
- the LOC136004033 gene encoding scale keratin-like — protein sequence MSSYDLCPPRTSVAVPQPIAESCNELCARQCPDSSAFIQPPPVVVTFPGPILSSFPQQAVVGSSGAPAFGGNLGLGGLYGAGATQASGGLCTFGRPYVPAACSPLALPRYSQRLWNSCGSC from the coding sequence ATGTCTTCCTACGACCTGTGCCCACCAAGAACCAGCGTGGCCGTCCCCCAGCCCATCGCCGAGAGCTGCAACGAGCTGTGCGCCCGCCAGTGTCCCGACTCTTCAGCCTTCATCCAGCCACCGCCTGTGGTCGTCACCTTCCccggccccatcctcagctcctttcCCCAGCAAGCCGTGGTGGGCTCCTCCGGAGCACCCGCCTTTGGGGGCAACCTGGGGCTGGGAGGCCTCTACGGTGCCGGGGCCACTCAGGCCTCGGGGGGCCTCTGCACCTTTGGCAGACCCTACGTTCCTGCCGCCTGCAGCCCTTTGGCTCTGCCCCGCTACAGCCAGAGGCTCTGGAACTCCTGTGGCTCCTGCTAG
- the LOC136003857 gene encoding scale keratin-like, with product MSSYDLSPPRTSVAVPQPIAESCNELCARQCPDSSAFIQPPPVVVTFPGPILSSFPQQAVVGSSGAPAFGGNLGLGGLYGAGATQASGGLCTFGRPYAPAACSPLALPRYSQRLWDTRGSW from the coding sequence ATGTCTTCCTACGACCTGAGCCCACCAAGAACCAGCGTGGCTGTCCCCCAGCCCATCGCCGAGAGCTGCAACGAGCTGTGCGCCCGCCAGTGTCCCGACTCTTCAGCCTTCATCCAGCCACCGCCTGTGGTCGTCACCTTCCccggccccatcctcagctccttcccccagcaagCCGTGGTGGGCTCCTCCGGAGCACCCGCCTTTGGGGGCAACCTGGGGCTGGGAGGCCTCTACGGTGCCGGGGCCACTCAGGCCTCGGGGGGCCTCTGCACCTTTGGCAGACCCTACGCTCCTGCCGCCTGCAGCCCTTTGGCTCTGCCCCGCTACAGCCAGAGGCTCTGGGACACCCGTGGCTCCTGGTAG
- the LOC136003859 gene encoding scale keratin-like, producing MSSYDLSPPRTSVAIPQPIAESCNELCARQCPDSSAFIQPPPVVVTFPGPILSSFPQQAVVGSSGAPAFGGNLGLGGLYGAGATQASGGLCTFGRPYVPAACSPLALPRYSQRLWDNRVSW from the coding sequence ATGTCTTCCTACGACCTGAGCCCACCAAGAACCAGCGTGGCCATCCCCCAGCCCATCGCCGAGAGCTGCAACGAGCTGTGCGCCCGCCAGTGTCCCGACTCTTCAGCCTTCATCCAGCCACCGCCTGTGGTCGTCACCTTCCccggccccatcctcagctccttcccccagcaagCCGTGGTGGGCTCCTCCGGAGCACCCGCCTTTGGGGGCAACCTGGGGCTGGGAGGCCTCTACGGTGCCGGGGCCACTCAGGCCTCGGGGGGCCTCTGCACCTTTGGCAGACCCTACGTTCCTGCCGCCTGCAGCCCTTTGGCTCTGCCCCGCTACAGCCAGAGGCTCTGGGACAACCGTGTCTCCTGGTAG